A single window of Magnetococcus marinus MC-1 DNA harbors:
- a CDS encoding STAS domain-containing protein, translated as MSGTINVNRGNGEHIIAIKGRFNFEMHSQFRTAYQGEIENCKVGKIRFVIDLAGTEYIDSSALGMLLLLREEAGSNDANIQIVNARPEIRKILETANFQRLFKIG; from the coding sequence ATGTCGGGAACCATTAACGTTAATCGTGGCAACGGCGAACATATCATCGCGATTAAAGGGCGGTTTAATTTTGAGATGCACTCTCAATTTCGTACGGCCTATCAAGGTGAGATTGAAAATTGTAAAGTGGGTAAAATTCGCTTTGTGATCGATTTGGCGGGTACAGAGTATATTGACTCGTCGGCTTTGGGCATGCTGCTTTTGCTTAGAGAAGAGGCCGGATCTAACGATGCGAATATTCAAATTGTTAATGCCCGACCAGAGATACGCAAAATTCTTGAAACCGCCAATTTTCAACGTTTGTTTAAAATTGGTTGA
- a CDS encoding chemotaxis protein CheW, whose amino-acid sequence MLVSTFTLGDLYLGIDIILVREINRSMECTPVPGAPNYIRGMLNIRGRVITLFDLKNRLSWSDDPRSGVFNAEIGNDGKPAKQYNVILKTRSEVAQIDRDIAMSRCPWSDPVGLVVDQLGDVRDIVDDTILPSPANLRGISADFVHGVVEFERNLLVILDVAQVLGFEQNAA is encoded by the coding sequence ATGCTGGTCAGCACGTTTACACTAGGTGATCTCTATCTGGGTATTGATATTATCCTGGTTAGGGAGATTAACCGTTCTATGGAGTGTACACCGGTACCGGGAGCCCCTAATTATATACGCGGGATGCTCAATATACGCGGTCGGGTAATCACGTTGTTTGATCTTAAAAATCGTTTAAGCTGGTCCGACGATCCCCGCAGTGGTGTTTTTAATGCGGAGATCGGGAATGATGGGAAGCCAGCCAAGCAGTACAATGTCATCTTAAAAACGCGTAGTGAAGTAGCACAGATTGACCGCGATATTGCCATGAGCCGCTGCCCTTGGTCGGATCCGGTGGGGTTGGTTGTTGACCAGTTAGGTGATGTGCGAGATATTGTAGATGATACCATTTTGCCCTCTCCGGCCAACCTGCGTGGGATATCTGCCGATTTTGTGCATGGTGTGGTAGAGTTTGAACGAAACCTTCTGGTTATTCTTGATGTTGCTCAAGTTTTGGGATTTGAACAGAACGCCGCTTAG
- a CDS encoding bacteriohemerythrin — protein MFNNLSVRVKVTVGFIIPLVLLFILGIWSTMVSSEVEKRSIDARTVSFKYGMLATQMEKQVIQIQQWLTDISATRGLDGLNDGFAEAEVNYKGLMANIADFKVHFKASGALKDATSMEELGKRVTSFYRVGKLMAEAYIAEGPSGGNKRMAAFDGESEALQEVLQPFLKEQLARANRNLDTIEQRVNSLKQGITYLTLFSVIFLVGTGYSIGRAITRPLNQISSVMTEISKGDLTVRTELGERQDEMGVVAKHINLLVGGLSENVRLTNLQASNITTFVQEILTLRSELSDTNIALGEIAHKVDQDNQVLNDEIGTIRSGMDETVTNMGSVYEAAAQVSKQVNHIARTAEEASQSVGTMAVNAETMALNVTGVNEQLTQVNRSVDQVAASVKEMQRSLGDVHNRCQAAVEATAYTEHRAQEAMLGMQRLSETANNIGKVVDVINDIAEQTNMLALNASIEAAGAGEAGKGFAVVANEVKALASQTADATQMIWGNIDEIQDQSKAAVALTEDITQAIGRIGSANAEINAAVDEQHAAIGEIAGSANAVSRAAHEVTAKVEVLQLAVREVAMAAAEAAQSTVAIADATEEIRQAAQNMDSRTSRALEASKQIQQAVGNTEQISYQVRESVEHSLDVVLSMSGTVRHFQAVGDVASGISDALYTAQCRVDIGPEPFNIRLLKEATLSIMGQLNRGVTVGDASLVSDFGDTQASTVGKYLANEIPEALKRTELYQKVLGTHEQLHHSARDVIKLLRASETEGVEHAMRYFNQLRENFFAQLNQLYMGGTFDVGAYAPAIAWRNEYSVGVQLLDADHKQLINLINELSIAVKDDRENFLQHVYERLVNYATTHFAREERMMAEIGYSALPSQKAEHERFLSTVGSKRDILLNGADPKVATEIIDFLKDWLVGHIMKSDMAYKPAFAEKNVR, from the coding sequence GTGTTCAACAATCTGTCTGTGCGGGTCAAGGTGACCGTTGGTTTTATCATTCCTTTGGTACTGCTGTTTATACTGGGCATCTGGAGCACCATGGTGAGCAGCGAGGTGGAAAAGCGCTCTATTGATGCCCGTACGGTCAGTTTTAAGTATGGCATGCTGGCCACCCAGATGGAAAAACAGGTGATCCAAATTCAGCAGTGGTTGACCGATATTTCAGCGACGCGCGGCTTAGATGGTCTTAACGATGGCTTTGCCGAAGCTGAGGTTAACTATAAAGGCCTGATGGCCAATATTGCAGATTTCAAGGTGCATTTTAAAGCCAGTGGTGCGTTGAAAGATGCCACGTCCATGGAGGAGCTGGGTAAACGGGTCACTAGCTTTTATCGTGTCGGTAAGCTGATGGCAGAGGCTTATATTGCAGAGGGGCCAAGTGGTGGTAATAAACGCATGGCCGCCTTTGATGGTGAATCTGAAGCATTGCAGGAAGTGCTGCAACCCTTTTTGAAAGAACAACTTGCGCGGGCCAATCGGAATTTAGATACCATTGAGCAGCGGGTCAACAGTCTCAAGCAAGGTATTACCTATTTAACCCTCTTTTCGGTGATCTTTCTGGTGGGTACTGGTTACTCCATTGGTCGGGCCATAACCCGGCCATTGAATCAGATATCCAGTGTGATGACCGAGATATCTAAAGGGGATTTGACGGTACGTACAGAGCTGGGCGAGCGTCAGGATGAGATGGGTGTGGTGGCAAAGCATATCAACTTGCTGGTAGGTGGTTTGAGTGAGAATGTGCGGTTGACCAATCTACAGGCTTCAAACATAACCACGTTTGTGCAGGAGATTTTGACGCTGCGTTCGGAACTGAGTGATACCAACATTGCTTTGGGTGAGATCGCGCACAAGGTTGATCAGGACAATCAGGTTCTCAACGATGAGATTGGCACCATCCGCTCGGGTATGGATGAGACCGTTACCAATATGGGCTCGGTATATGAGGCGGCGGCGCAGGTGAGTAAGCAGGTCAATCATATTGCGCGCACCGCCGAGGAGGCCAGCCAGAGTGTGGGTACCATGGCGGTTAATGCCGAAACCATGGCACTAAATGTGACCGGTGTTAATGAGCAGCTTACCCAGGTCAACAGATCGGTGGATCAGGTAGCCGCCTCGGTTAAGGAGATGCAGCGTTCGTTGGGGGATGTTCATAATCGGTGTCAGGCAGCGGTTGAGGCAACAGCGTATACCGAGCACCGCGCCCAAGAAGCGATGTTGGGTATGCAGCGTCTCTCTGAGACGGCCAATAACATTGGCAAGGTTGTGGATGTGATCAATGATATTGCCGAGCAGACCAACATGCTGGCCCTTAATGCCTCCATTGAGGCTGCCGGTGCAGGGGAAGCCGGCAAGGGTTTTGCGGTGGTTGCCAATGAGGTTAAGGCGTTGGCCAGTCAGACGGCAGATGCCACGCAGATGATTTGGGGCAATATTGATGAGATTCAGGATCAATCCAAAGCGGCGGTGGCGTTGACCGAGGACATTACCCAAGCCATTGGTCGGATTGGCAGTGCCAATGCGGAGATCAATGCTGCTGTAGATGAGCAGCACGCCGCCATTGGCGAGATTGCTGGGTCGGCCAATGCGGTCTCCCGTGCCGCCCATGAGGTGACGGCTAAAGTGGAGGTGTTACAGTTGGCGGTACGCGAGGTTGCGATGGCTGCTGCGGAGGCTGCCCAGTCTACCGTGGCCATTGCCGATGCCACCGAAGAGATTCGTCAAGCGGCGCAAAATATGGATAGCCGCACCAGTCGCGCGTTAGAGGCATCCAAGCAGATTCAACAGGCGGTGGGTAACACGGAGCAGATCTCCTATCAAGTGCGCGAGAGCGTGGAGCACTCATTGGACGTGGTGCTCTCCATGAGTGGAACGGTCAGGCATTTTCAGGCCGTGGGTGATGTGGCCAGTGGTATTAGTGATGCGCTTTACACCGCGCAGTGCCGGGTGGATATTGGTCCAGAACCCTTTAATATCCGTCTATTAAAAGAGGCCACGCTGTCGATTATGGGACAGCTAAACCGTGGGGTGACGGTGGGTGATGCTTCATTGGTGAGTGATTTTGGGGATACACAAGCCAGTACGGTGGGTAAATATCTGGCCAATGAGATCCCCGAAGCATTAAAACGCACAGAGCTTTACCAAAAGGTGTTGGGGACCCATGAGCAATTACATCATTCGGCGCGGGATGTGATTAAGCTGTTAAGGGCCTCTGAGACCGAAGGGGTTGAGCATGCGATGCGCTATTTTAACCAGTTGCGCGAAAATTTCTTTGCTCAGCTCAACCAATTGTATATGGGTGGAACGTTTGATGTGGGGGCATACGCCCCGGCCATCGCTTGGCGCAATGAATATTCAGTGGGTGTGCAGTTGTTGGATGCTGATCATAAGCAATTGATCAACCTTATCAATGAATTGTCTATAGCGGTTAAGGATGATCGGGAGAACTTCTTGCAGCATGTCTATGAGCGCTTGGTCAACTACGCGACGACCCATTTTGCCCGCGAAGAGCGCATGATGGCAGAGATCGGTTATAGCGCACTACCCAGTCAAAAGGCGGAGCATGAGCGTTTTCTCAGTACGGTGGGGAGCAAGCGGGATATTTTGTTAAATGGTGCCGATCCAAAGGTCGCCACAGAGATTATCGATTTCCTAAAAGATTGGCTGGTTGGTCATATTATGAAGAGCGATATGGCCTACAAACCCGCTTTTGCGGAAAAAAATGTGAGGTAA
- a CDS encoding methyl-accepting chemotaxis protein gives MVEQQLYREVKQILKHEMDAMRTEVYRVRDLVQDAIVKLGSSFNDLRTQTEIQTQLLHDFVHAGSKDEASKQSKDEPHHVNIIEFVGETDTILHAFVDHILLVSRQSMEMVHRVDDLADQMHKIGKILGDINGISEQTNVLALNARIVAARAGEAGRAFAVVADQVRTLSRDSSQFSGQIDSVVSESHRNINKAKQIIETMASKDMSFAIESKNRVDGMMKEIANLDKQTTQTLERVSQLSEQISHSVGIAVMSLQFEDMVTQLSQSLEKKLNMMENFMTDTLSVSISSADQTTRQSEIRKVLERHQQIYDTLGHNPVEQESMDEGDIELF, from the coding sequence ATGGTTGAACAGCAACTATATCGCGAAGTTAAACAGATTCTTAAGCATGAGATGGATGCCATGCGTACGGAGGTTTATCGCGTTCGGGATTTGGTTCAAGATGCCATCGTCAAGCTGGGTTCCAGCTTTAACGACCTACGCACGCAGACGGAAATTCAGACCCAATTGTTGCATGATTTTGTTCATGCGGGCTCAAAGGATGAGGCGTCCAAGCAATCTAAAGACGAGCCACACCACGTTAATATCATTGAATTTGTTGGTGAGACAGACACCATTTTGCACGCCTTTGTCGACCATATTTTGTTGGTAAGCCGGCAGAGTATGGAGATGGTACACCGCGTGGATGATCTGGCCGATCAAATGCACAAAATTGGCAAAATACTCGGTGATATCAATGGGATTTCTGAGCAGACCAACGTATTAGCACTCAATGCCCGAATTGTCGCTGCACGAGCCGGGGAAGCGGGCCGTGCCTTTGCGGTGGTGGCTGACCAAGTACGAACCCTATCCCGTGACTCTTCTCAATTTAGTGGGCAGATTGACTCGGTGGTATCGGAGTCACACCGCAATATCAACAAGGCCAAACAGATTATTGAAACGATGGCCTCTAAGGATATGAGCTTTGCCATCGAGTCGAAAAATCGGGTTGATGGCATGATGAAAGAGATTGCTAATCTGGATAAGCAAACGACGCAAACTCTGGAACGGGTCAGTCAACTTTCAGAGCAAATTTCCCATAGCGTCGGCATCGCTGTGATGTCGCTACAGTTTGAAGATATGGTGACACAACTATCACAAAGTCTTGAAAAAAAGCTGAATATGATGGAAAACTTTATGACTGACACGCTGAGCGTGTCGATCAGCAGTGCCGACCAAACGACCCGTCAATCAGAAATACGCAAGGTTTTAGAGCGTCATCAACAGATCTATGATACGTTAGGGCACAACCCGGTTGAACAGGAATCTATGGACGAAGGGGATATCGAACTTTTCTGA
- a CDS encoding hybrid sensor histidine kinase/response regulator — protein MNMETDENDELLGMFVQEAVEHIETIEPDLLTLEEQGADTDTEVINRLFRSVHSIKGSAGFFGLTAISKLSHIMENLLGKVRERAIVASPAVSDSLLSGLDKLQTMINDVSNSEKVDATEQINAIQSILDHHESGASGPPPTPVAAPAEAAPAPEPVHEDAPAAEEASTDPAGHVAARFDLASYAEDVGHAIQHGQKFFTLQLETEGTAKDKKTAFDNLQSLLASVGKVVDTSPKVSSGDFSAVGHYLDIFIATVLEKDLLQSLIQIPMEKITNTPIPDHLAKSAKSQKASAPAAEPHHDEHPAAPPPPPPPMANPMDLDMDMGMADMGSNRGKPALRKPQQGNAKGKGSESAKAQSASGGVPSVEETLRVSVSLLDELINNAGELVLARNQLVRASADVATQFPNFTSLVQNLDSITSRIQERVMQARMQPVSVVFNKFPRIIRDLARKLNKKIDLEIRGGEVDLDKSVIEHLSDPLTHMIRNVADHGIEEPDARVAVGKPDAGQVELAAYHENGMVNISLSDDGAGIDAVRIKAKAMEKGLITERQADTMPEEEALGLIFAPGFSMAKKISDVSGRGVGMDVVRTNIEKLGGTVHIESKVGKGTRIILKLPLTLAIIPAMIVSAGKQRFAIPEIGLVEIVRVAESDRANQIEVVGNAPVLRLRNMLLPLVDLADVLGIQRVWPPESESPERRQNLHERRSVRTDGKSEPAAETKKSAARRDSSDRRAPGGLVAYIMVLNVGGNEFGMVVDEVLDSEEIVVKPLPSFFKDNPCFSATTILGDGTVSLIIDYAGVMEQANINFSNVERASRMDLDDERRAALREKQNIILLETETGLLMGIVHSMVRRVEKIPPNLLDNIGGLPYVRYDGKTFRAVYPDQVLGLEGMSMSMGYASDSVGGEEDDNLCMVVPNIPDMQAGLIFKRIIDTRETAIDLDCRAIRAEGLFGSAQIDDRVVLFPDVNLVFDIAGISSPHPPPQVNGTGLRALVVDDTPFLRALTASYLTGAGFYVDQAEDGTSALKRLKEEVFDLLVTDLNMPLMDGFELAIEVAGTPMSEIPIIATTSSISSDLEQRCARAGFVSCVPTIDKNRLLSVVATLQTEELY, from the coding sequence ATGAACATGGAAACCGATGAAAATGATGAACTATTGGGCATGTTTGTCCAAGAGGCCGTGGAACACATCGAAACCATCGAGCCCGACCTTTTGACGCTGGAGGAGCAAGGCGCCGATACGGACACCGAGGTTATCAATCGCCTGTTCCGTAGCGTCCACTCAATTAAGGGCTCTGCCGGTTTCTTTGGCTTGACCGCGATTTCCAAGCTCTCACATATCATGGAGAACTTGCTTGGTAAGGTGCGTGAACGCGCCATTGTCGCCTCGCCAGCGGTCTCTGACAGTCTGCTGTCTGGCCTGGATAAACTCCAGACCATGATTAATGACGTCTCCAATAGTGAAAAGGTGGATGCCACCGAGCAGATCAATGCGATCCAGTCCATCCTGGATCATCATGAGAGTGGGGCATCCGGTCCTCCGCCCACCCCAGTAGCCGCCCCAGCAGAAGCGGCCCCTGCGCCGGAGCCCGTGCACGAAGATGCGCCCGCCGCTGAAGAAGCCTCCACAGACCCGGCGGGCCATGTTGCTGCGCGTTTTGATTTGGCATCCTATGCCGAGGATGTGGGCCATGCGATCCAGCATGGGCAGAAGTTTTTCACCCTACAGCTAGAAACCGAAGGCACGGCCAAGGATAAAAAGACCGCTTTTGACAATCTGCAATCGTTGCTCGCCTCTGTGGGTAAGGTGGTTGACACCTCACCCAAAGTGAGCAGTGGTGATTTTTCAGCCGTGGGTCACTACCTGGATATTTTTATTGCCACGGTGCTGGAAAAGGATCTGCTCCAGTCCTTAATCCAGATCCCCATGGAAAAGATAACCAATACGCCGATTCCCGATCATTTGGCGAAAAGCGCCAAGTCACAAAAGGCCTCCGCGCCAGCGGCTGAGCCCCATCACGATGAGCACCCTGCTGCGCCCCCTCCGCCGCCACCGCCCATGGCTAACCCGATGGATCTTGATATGGACATGGGTATGGCAGATATGGGCTCTAACCGTGGTAAGCCTGCCCTGCGTAAGCCGCAACAAGGCAATGCCAAAGGTAAAGGGAGCGAGAGTGCTAAAGCACAAAGTGCCAGTGGGGGTGTTCCCTCTGTCGAAGAGACCCTGCGGGTTAGTGTCTCTCTGCTGGATGAACTGATTAACAACGCCGGTGAATTGGTGCTGGCACGTAACCAGTTGGTCCGTGCCAGTGCGGATGTGGCGACTCAGTTTCCCAACTTTACCTCGTTGGTGCAGAATCTTGATTCTATTACCAGCCGTATTCAAGAACGGGTCATGCAGGCGCGTATGCAGCCTGTGAGCGTTGTGTTTAACAAGTTCCCACGTATTATTCGGGATTTGGCCCGTAAGCTGAACAAAAAAATCGATCTGGAAATTCGCGGTGGTGAGGTTGATCTGGATAAGTCGGTCATTGAACACCTCTCCGATCCTTTGACCCACATGATTCGTAACGTGGCCGACCACGGTATCGAGGAACCCGATGCGCGCGTGGCCGTGGGTAAACCCGATGCGGGTCAGGTTGAGCTGGCGGCGTACCATGAAAACGGTATGGTGAATATCTCTCTCTCCGATGATGGGGCCGGTATTGATGCGGTACGCATCAAGGCCAAGGCGATGGAGAAGGGTCTGATTACCGAACGCCAAGCGGACACCATGCCAGAGGAGGAGGCGCTGGGGCTGATCTTTGCTCCGGGCTTTTCCATGGCTAAAAAGATCTCTGATGTGTCGGGTCGTGGCGTGGGCATGGACGTGGTGCGTACCAACATTGAAAAGTTGGGGGGTACGGTACACATTGAGTCCAAGGTTGGTAAGGGCACCCGCATTATCTTAAAGCTACCGCTCACCTTGGCGATCATTCCTGCCATGATTGTCTCGGCGGGCAAACAGCGGTTTGCAATTCCTGAGATCGGCTTGGTTGAGATTGTGCGGGTGGCGGAATCTGACCGCGCCAACCAAATTGAGGTTGTGGGTAATGCCCCGGTATTGCGTTTACGCAATATGCTCTTGCCGCTGGTGGATTTAGCAGATGTACTGGGTATTCAACGTGTATGGCCACCGGAGTCTGAGTCACCAGAGCGTCGCCAAAATCTTCATGAGCGTCGTTCTGTGCGGACAGACGGGAAGAGTGAACCGGCGGCTGAGACCAAGAAGAGTGCTGCCCGTCGGGATAGCAGTGATCGTCGTGCACCTGGTGGTTTGGTGGCCTACATTATGGTGTTGAATGTGGGCGGTAACGAGTTTGGTATGGTGGTGGATGAGGTGTTGGATAGTGAAGAGATTGTGGTGAAGCCACTGCCCTCCTTCTTCAAAGACAACCCCTGTTTCTCGGCCACCACCATCCTTGGTGATGGTACGGTATCGTTGATTATTGACTATGCTGGGGTGATGGAGCAGGCCAACATCAACTTTAGCAATGTTGAGCGTGCCAGCCGCATGGACCTTGATGATGAGCGCCGTGCCGCACTGCGTGAAAAACAGAATATTATTCTGCTTGAGACGGAGACCGGTCTCTTGATGGGCATTGTGCACAGCATGGTGCGACGGGTTGAAAAAATTCCGCCCAATTTGCTGGATAATATTGGTGGCCTGCCCTACGTACGTTATGACGGTAAAACCTTCCGAGCGGTTTACCCTGACCAAGTACTGGGGTTGGAAGGAATGAGTATGTCTATGGGTTATGCCTCTGACTCCGTAGGCGGCGAAGAGGATGACAATCTCTGTATGGTGGTGCCTAACATCCCAGACATGCAGGCAGGATTGATCTTTAAACGCATCATCGATACCCGCGAAACGGCTATTGATCTGGATTGCCGCGCCATTCGTGCCGAAGGGCTATTTGGTTCTGCGCAGATTGATGATCGTGTGGTGCTGTTCCCAGATGTTAACTTGGTATTTGATATTGCGGGTATCTCTTCGCCCCATCCGCCGCCCCAAGTCAATGGCACCGGGCTGCGGGCATTGGTGGTGGATGATACCCCCTTCTTGCGGGCTTTAACGGCCAGTTATCTGACCGGTGCGGGTTTCTATGTCGACCAGGCTGAGGATGGTACATCCGCGCTAAAACGCCTTAAAGAAGAGGTTTTTGATCTGCTTGTCACCGATTTAAATATGCCGCTTATGGATGGCTTTGAACTGGCTATTGAGGTTGCGGGAACCCCCATGTCGGAGATTCCGATCATTGCGACCACATCGTCCATCTCTTCTGATCTGGAGCAACGTTGCGCCCGAGCTGGTTTTGTCAGTTGTGTGCCAACTATTGATAAGAATCGTCTCCTCTCCGTGGTTGCGACGTTGCAGACGGAAGAGCTTTATTGA
- a CDS encoding NAD(P)H-dependent flavin oxidoreductase: MSNETMRNSWERGKAFLGSRYAILGGAMSWLSEHKLVAAISEAGGFGVLATGNMPPEMLRQEIQGVRKLTDKPFGVNLIALNPQLSELVEICQQERVSHVVVAGGFPDKSTIAALKEADIKIMLFAPNLPLAKRLITRGADALIIEGHEAGGHVGPVATIVLAQEILPNIDEVPVFVAGGIANGQMVSHLVAMGAAGCQVGTRFVCTDECIAHENFKNLFIKASAKDAVVTAQFDVVLPVIPVRAIANKGTEAFNDLQLKLVQEVKAGSKDRKAAILELEHFWVGALKRAAIDGDVEGGSVMAGQSIGLIHKIEPVVDVVVELASGVEAQL; the protein is encoded by the coding sequence ATGAGCAATGAAACCATGCGTAACTCCTGGGAACGCGGTAAAGCATTTTTAGGGAGTCGTTATGCTATTTTGGGCGGGGCGATGTCTTGGTTATCGGAGCACAAGTTGGTCGCAGCGATCTCTGAAGCGGGTGGTTTTGGAGTATTAGCCACGGGTAACATGCCACCAGAGATGTTACGGCAAGAGATCCAAGGGGTGCGTAAGTTGACGGACAAACCCTTTGGGGTCAATTTGATAGCCCTGAACCCCCAGTTGTCAGAGCTGGTAGAGATTTGTCAGCAGGAGCGGGTTAGCCATGTGGTGGTGGCGGGGGGGTTTCCAGATAAATCGACCATCGCTGCGTTAAAAGAGGCAGACATTAAGATCATGCTGTTTGCCCCCAATTTGCCGTTGGCTAAGCGTTTGATCACACGGGGGGCGGATGCCTTGATTATTGAAGGGCATGAAGCAGGGGGGCATGTGGGTCCAGTAGCGACCATTGTATTGGCGCAGGAAATTCTGCCCAACATTGATGAGGTTCCAGTGTTTGTGGCTGGGGGTATTGCCAATGGGCAGATGGTGTCGCATCTGGTGGCCATGGGGGCGGCGGGGTGTCAGGTAGGCACACGCTTTGTCTGTACGGATGAGTGTATCGCCCACGAAAATTTTAAAAATTTATTCATCAAGGCGTCAGCCAAAGATGCGGTTGTAACGGCGCAGTTTGATGTGGTGCTACCGGTCATACCGGTACGGGCCATTGCCAACAAGGGTACAGAGGCCTTTAACGATCTACAACTCAAATTGGTGCAAGAGGTTAAGGCGGGCAGCAAGGATCGTAAGGCGGCCATCCTGGAGTTAGAGCATTTCTGGGTAGGTGCTCTGAAGCGTGCGGCCATTGATGGGGATGTTGAGGGTGGCTCGGTGATGGCCGGGCAGAGCATTGGCTTGATCCACAAAATCGAGCCCGTGGTCGATGTGGTGGTTGAACTGGCCAGTGGGGTTGAGGCGCAACTTTAA
- a CDS encoding ATP-binding SpoIIE family protein phosphatase, translating into MKILIVDDDRINSTILTRLLEKDGHKVFTAPNGQRGVELFSDERPDLVLMDIRMPLMNGYEAARRIKSLSPNRFVPIIFLTAVTDDEGLAKCIDAGGDDFLTKPFNRTILQAKIGAMERIGQLHGVLREQKELLERHQQTIRQELEVGKHLFSKIVQAGNLLDAPCLQHWTAPMSLFNGDLLMASYNPAGGLHIMLGDFTGHGLSAAVGALPISEIFYGLTAQGFSISDLVDEMNAKLTEVLPARMFCAACLIEIDPRQQSLLIWNGGLPDILIADASGSIVRRVRSTHLPLGVTHFTAEDRSVEMVEILPDYRVYLYSDGLTEAINPQGQMYGTDHLESLFKPTVSGEARFQTILEDVKRFRAAAPQNDDISLLEIDCNRAALPATSEQLYQHHKQFKPGRWSTRFRFEIEMLKQQDPLPTMVNALMNIQAPTGHRERLYIILSELFTNALDHGILGMLTATKATPEGFTNYYLNREERLAAHPEGYIQVDVTHQSLENGGGSFTIRVEDSGSGFDAANVTSFIQSNFGHGSRGIALVRSLCQSLEYSGRGNIAEAVYTWNNT; encoded by the coding sequence ATGAAAATCCTTATCGTTGACGATGATCGTATCAATAGTACGATTCTCACCCGCCTTTTAGAAAAGGATGGGCATAAGGTATTCACGGCCCCCAATGGTCAACGGGGGGTTGAGTTGTTTAGCGATGAACGACCCGATTTGGTGTTGATGGATATTCGTATGCCGTTAATGAACGGTTATGAGGCTGCCCGTCGCATAAAATCGTTATCCCCCAATCGTTTTGTACCCATTATCTTTTTGACTGCGGTAACAGACGATGAAGGGTTGGCCAAGTGTATTGATGCGGGTGGGGATGATTTTTTAACCAAGCCCTTTAACCGTACCATTTTACAGGCAAAGATTGGCGCCATGGAGCGCATTGGGCAGTTGCATGGCGTGCTACGGGAACAAAAAGAGTTGCTGGAGCGCCATCAACAGACCATACGCCAAGAGTTAGAGGTTGGTAAGCACCTTTTTAGCAAGATTGTGCAGGCAGGCAATCTGCTGGATGCACCTTGTTTGCAACATTGGACAGCCCCTATGTCGCTTTTTAATGGCGACCTGCTCATGGCCAGTTATAACCCCGCCGGCGGCTTACACATTATGTTGGGGGATTTTACGGGGCATGGGCTATCGGCGGCGGTGGGGGCATTGCCCATTTCTGAAATATTTTATGGTCTAACGGCGCAGGGTTTTTCCATCAGTGATTTGGTGGATGAGATGAATGCTAAGTTGACCGAGGTTCTGCCCGCTCGTATGTTTTGTGCCGCCTGTCTGATTGAGATTGATCCACGCCAGCAGAGTTTGCTGATTTGGAATGGGGGTTTACCGGATATTTTAATTGCCGATGCCAGCGGTTCCATCGTTAGGCGTGTACGCTCTACCCATTTACCGTTGGGTGTTACACACTTTACAGCGGAAGATCGTTCGGTAGAGATGGTAGAGATATTACCCGACTATCGTGTATATCTCTATTCCGATGGTTTGACAGAGGCCATTAATCCCCAAGGTCAGATGTATGGCACGGATCACCTTGAGTCGCTTTTTAAGCCGACTGTCAGCGGTGAGGCACGGTTTCAAACCATTTTAGAGGATGTGAAGCGGTTTCGTGCGGCGGCACCCCAGAATGACGATATAAGCCTGTTAGAGATTGACTGCAACCGCGCGGCGTTACCAGCGACCTCGGAGCAGCTTTACCAGCACCATAAGCAGTTTAAGCCTGGCCGCTGGAGCACAAGGTTTAGGTTTGAGATTGAGATGCTCAAACAGCAGGACCCTTTACCAACCATGGTCAATGCGCTGATGAATATTCAGGCACCGACGGGGCATCGGGAGCGACTGTACATTATTCTTTCTGAGCTTTTTACCAATGCGTTGGACCATGGCATTTTGGGCATGCTCACGGCGACCAAGGCAACGCCAGAAGGGTTTACAAACTACTATCTCAACCGTGAAGAGCGTCTAGCCGCTCATCCTGAGGGGTATATCCAGGTCGACGTGACGCATCAATCTTTAGAGAATGGTGGTGGTTCATTTACGATACGGGTTGAGGATAGTGGTAGCGGGTTTGATGCGGCCAATGTAACCTCGTTTATACAGTCCAACTTTGGCCACGGCAGTCGTGGTATTGCCTTAGTGAGGTCATTGTGTCAGTCGTTGGAATACTCTGGTCGCGGCAATATTGCCGAGGCTGTTTATACATGGAATAATACTTAG